A region from the Drosophila ananassae strain 14024-0371.13 chromosome 2L, ASM1763931v2, whole genome shotgun sequence genome encodes:
- the LOC6499899 gene encoding lipase 3 has protein sequence MPWIKFVILWSCLVGISVAGDGKFEKSPTAMVNLPLWSCPSLELSTIDIIKNYYYPTENHTVRTKDGYMLDVFRIPYSHQCLDRKVKKVVFLMHGLYSSSDAFLLTGSSSGLPYMLADQCYDVWMGNARGNRYSQRHNNLDTSESEFWHFSWHEIGLEDLSASFEYIMFQTKQKDLNYICHGQGCTALMVLLSLRQEFNFNIHNAVFLAPMVYMSHSSLPWRHLQKVFDAVPDGEAKPTLMPNDTKQNDVAKRFCPSMTCDCNYNLIYGKSKHKHDPIITTRFLATHPSSVSVRQLKHFLQVKKSQKFQQYDYGTEKNIIMYNQSTPPEYPLEKIQPQGSLHIFYSDSDWYVSAKDITTLKEMFPKATFHHITDTQWGHGDFLHGRNSRNLVNVPILEILRRNSEEGVDKHLKQSENSEERVGNHTKKSTNSDDGVGQHIKKLNHRRRSKIRRRSKHRRSGKSKY, from the exons ATGCCGTGGATAAAGTTTGTCATTTTATGGAGCTGCCTTGTCGGCATTAGTGTAGCAGGTGACGGTAAATTCGAAAAATCACCCACGGCTATGGTAAATCTCCCCTTATGGAGTTGCCCCTCACTGGAACTATCCACG ATTGACATCATCAAAAACTACTATTATCCGACAGAAAACCATACGGTGCGCACCAAGGATGGTTATATGCTCGATGTGTTTCGTATTCCCTATTCTCACCAGTGTCTTGACAGGAAAGTGAAGAAAGTTGTCTTTTTGATGCACGGATTGTATTCATCGTCGGACGCTTTTCTGCTGACTGGGAGTAGTTCTGGTCTGCCGTATATGCTGGCCGACCAGTGTTACGATGTGTGGATGGGGAACGCCCGCGGTAACCGATATTCTCAGCGCCACAACAACCTGGACACCTCCGAGAGTGAGTTCTGGCATTTCAGCTGGCACGAGATCGGACTGGAGGATTTGTCAGCCTCCTTCGAATACATCATGTTTCAGACGAAACAAAAAGATCTAAACTACATATGTCACGGCCAAGGGTGCACGGCCTTGATGGTTCTCCTTAGTCTCCGACAAgagttcaattttaatattcataaCGCTGTTTTTTTGGCTCCAATGGTTTACATGAGCCATTCCTCCCTCCCGTGGAGACACTTGCAGAAGGTCTTTGATGCTGTGCCGGATGGCGAGGCTAAGCCTACCCTCATGCCGAACGACACCAAGCAAAACGACGTGGCCAAACGCTTTTGTCCATCAATGACTTGTGACTGCAATTACAATCTCATCTATGGAAAGTCAAAGCACAAACATGACCCG ATTATCACTACCCGATTCTTGGCCACGCATCCTTCATCCGTTTCTGTGCGTCAGCTAAAGCACTTCTTACAGGTtaaaaaatcccaaaaatttCAACAGTATGATTATGGAACTGAGAAGAACATTATTATGTACAATCAATCCACTCCTCCGGAATATCCTCTAGAGAAGATCCAGCCTCAGGGTAGCCTACACATCTTCTATAGTGACTCCGATTGGTATGTCTCTGCAAAAGACATTACCACTCTTAAGGAAATGTTTCCCAAGGCTACGTTTCACCACATCACGGATACCCAATGGGGACACGGAGACTTTCTTCATGGAcgaaattctcgaaatttggtTAATGTACCGATTTTGGAAATATTGCGTAGAAACTCGGAAGAAGGAGTTGATAAACATTTAAAACAGAGTGAAAATTCGGAAGAAAGAGTTGGTAATCATACTAAAAAGAGTACAAACTCGGATGATGGAGTGGGTCAACATATTAAAAAGTTAAACCACCGGAGACGAAGTAAAATCCGTAGACGAAGTAAACATAGACGAAGTggaaaatcaaaatattag